One part of the Pecten maximus chromosome 1, xPecMax1.1, whole genome shotgun sequence genome encodes these proteins:
- the LOC117325242 gene encoding RNA exonuclease 5-like gives MTPEEKSLDSQSSKKMKRIESKKRKAVAFLQLAKDVDAVEASLDDSDNEDHIQTKKQRIPEAFGNIASFVSQEKSTTRSKSNSKEVNNTILSGDALLELRKTLREKQKASLERAKIFLTLDDLASDYGAMLCKESPAPTLPPLFMMDVQHLMLYAIQGNISSYRPRWCKLLRPSKISGVVVIVLDGVGSEDYQAHPECFSNIQKFFEMSIEMVSPAEYGSSVAEELLYVPLSFREKLQLKKNSSGKQEQCQLINVEPMVPIIGEKALHTSHVNVENTDETKETGEMSEMKNLEAEELPASDRFPRTHLLLSTSQMVIEGFPMPSLNTNTDFVYSKEEYGTVTNQSPMFAVDCEMCLTVRMKSELTRVSVVNEDLECIYDTFVKPEHKIRDYVTKYSGITKQILDPVKTRLSDVQKYLRKILPDDAILCGQSLCGDLNALQMFHPYVMDTSVMYNLNGDRRRKTGLKRLTSVFLKRDIQENASGHNSIEDATATMELVKLKLANDIGFGDCVIGGALFPPEEQGDSDHKSDKLDDPDHKSEQQSVMTSTDGTKDGCSSGTVDTQSKSEALSHRQIIKRKKSFFHNTSSSSYKSLFSVIKDVKKTAALVDETPVVQQHANQDVVAIESDCDRTSKSLSKSYVEYHDFVYTCFPSYKKEVSGSLTEEEKKRLLGRMDKRLGKVLKHTRVGSLVMVILSGQSTAQNCQSAKTFIKVV, from the exons ATGACACCAGAAGAGAAATCATTGGATTCCCAATCATCAAAGAAAATGAAGCGGATAGAGTCCAAGAAGAGAAAAGCAGTGGCTTTCCTTCAGTTAGCTAAAGATGTGGATGCG GTTGAAGCCAGTTTGGATGACTCTGACAATGAGGACCACATACAAACTAAGAAACAGAGGATTCCTGAGGCATTTGGGAATATTGCATCATTTGTTTCACAAGAAAAGTCAACCACAAGATCAAAGAGCAACTCTAAAGAAGTGAACAATACAATACTGTCAGGAGATGCCCTGCTTGAACTTCGTAAAACCCTACGAGAAAAGCAGAAAGCTAGCCTG GAGAGAGCCAAGATATTCCTTACACTGGATGACCTAGCATCAGACTATGGTGCTATGCTATGTAAGGAAAGCCCAGCTCCTACATTACCTCCCCTGTTTATGATGGATGTGCAGCACTTGATGTTGTATGCCATACAGGGTAATATCTCATCATATAGGCCAAG GTGGTGTAAGTTGCTGAGACCAAGCAAGATATCTGGGGTAGTGGTAATCGTGCTTGATGGAGTCGGCAGTGAGGATTATCAGGCACATCCAGAATGTTTTTCTAATATACAGAAGTTCTTTGAAATG tcTATAGAAATGGTATCTCCTGCGGAGTATGGCTCTTCTGTTGCTGAGGAGCTACTGTATGTTCCATTGTCATTCAGGGAAAAGTTACAACTCAAGAAAAATTCTTCTGGAAAACAGGAACAGTGCCAGTTGATTAATGTTGAACCAATGGTCCCTATCATTGGTGAAAAAGCGCTGCATACAAGTCATGTCAATGTGGAAAATACAGATGAAACAAAGGAAACTGGGGAAATGTCAGAAATGAAAAACTTGGAAGCTGAAGAATTACCAGCATCAGACAGATTTCCCAGGACACATCTCCTACTGAGTACATCACAGATGGTGATAGAGGGATTCCCTATGCCTAGCCTAAATACAA ACACAGATTTTGTCTACTCAAAAGAAGAATATGGCACAGTAACTAACCAAAGCCCGATGTTTGCAGTGGATTGTGAAATG TGCCTGACAGTTAGAATGAAGAGTGAATTGACCCGTGTTTCTGTGGTCAACGAGGACCTGGAATGTATCTACGATACATTTGTGAAACCAGAACACAAAATCCGTGACTACGTCACAAA ATACAGTGGCATCACAAAGCAGATCCTGGATCCGGTGAAGACACGTCTGAGTGATGTACAGAAGTACTTGAGGAAGATTCTACCTGATGATGCCATTTTGTGTGGACAGTCACTATGTGGTGACCTGAATGCTCTACAG ATGTTTCACCCTTATGTGATGGACACCAGTGTTATGTATAATCTGAATGGAGACAGGAGAAGGAAAACAGGACTGAAACGACTTACTTCAGTATTTCTCAA ACGTGATATCCAGGAGAATGCATCAGGCCACAACTCAATAGAAGATGCCACAGCCACAATGGAACTTGTCAAGCTCAAGCTGGCCAATG ATATTGGTTTCGGTGATTGTGTAATTGGTGGAGCGTTATTTCCACCAGAAGAACAAGGTGATTCAGACCATAAATCTGATAAGCTAGATGATCCAGACCACAAGTCAGAGCAGCAAAGTGTCATGACATCTACAGATGGAACAAAGGATGGATGTAGTTCAGGGACTGTGGACACTCAATCAAAGTCGGAGGCTTTGTCACATAGACAAATCATCAAAAGGAAAAAGTCCTTTTTCCACAACACATCAAGTAGCTCTTACAAGAGTCTCTTCAGTGTTATCAAGGATGTAAAGAAAACAG CTGCCCTTGTGGATGAGACCCCTGTTGTACAACAGCATGCTAATCAGGATGTGGTTGCCATAGAATCTGATTGTGACAGAACTAGTAAATCCCTGTCCAAGTCGTATGTGGAGTACCATGACTTTGTCTACACATGCTTTCCCTCGTACAAGAAAGAAGTCTCAGGTAGTCTAACAGAGGAGGAAAAAAAG